In Harmonia axyridis chromosome X, icHarAxyr1.1, whole genome shotgun sequence, a single window of DNA contains:
- the LOC123685933 gene encoding uncharacterized protein LOC123685933, which translates to MGPRHGILPKNVPIPELIKDVESFIQTLSLEENEKNGVRSRCARIIQNFMEKPRTPDHFRKYYHITSKFIRDNPDIVVSKSDKGNTTVVMYREEYTRGVNNQLSDSTTYKILNRDSTRKTQDNINKFLKTLRDEQMITGTQYKELIRHNSIPPKLYCLRKTNKQVASFRPIVSCIGSPGYNVGSFLHKI; encoded by the coding sequence ATGGGACCAAGACATGGCATACTCCCAAAAAATGTTCCAATACCAGAACTCATCAAAGATGTTGAAAGTTTCATACAAACATTATCACTGGAAGAAAATGAGAAGAATGGAGTCAGATCAAGATGTGCTAGAATAATTCAAAACTTCATGGAAAAACCAAGAACTCCGGACCACTTTAGAAAATATTATCATATTACATCGAAATTCATCAGAGACAATCCAGACATTGTGGTCAGCAAGTCGGATAAGGGTAACACAACAGTAGTTATGTACAGGGAGGAATATACTCGAGGAGTGAACAATCAACTAAGTGATAGCACTACATACAAAATTTTAAACAGGGATTCAACAAGAAAGACTCAGgacaacatcaacaaatttttgaagacgctCAGAGATGAACAGATGATAACAGGAACACAATATAAAGAACTAATCAGACACAACAGTATTCCTCCAAAATTATACTGTTTGAGAAAAACTAACAAACAAGTTGCCAGTTTCAGACCAATTGTAAGTTGTATAGGTTCGCCTGGTTATAATGTCGGCtcatttctacataaaattTGA